From Demequina lutea, a single genomic window includes:
- a CDS encoding copper transporter, with translation MSGRIVAGALVATALGVGVVVGLAAPRSQQAENTSATTTAQVAQMEADMATRDKWLAAIGDAAVTRRIDGMRVALLITDGTPAQTVDQVTSALEQGGATVEATGRLGADWWDPTKSSFRGELATQMSASIVGVEGLGATDVLEHAIVQAMVPGAQPGGTAKSAGSDATGASTVAEGVPNQAVLLEVLNRANILTLDHPATGGVDALVIVTAEGPKGAGAAVNAAATVWEQYLGATEIVVGGEAAGGSGATSDSIPATASDAIAAAADTPESTRPSVVVISEPKITAAEIVMGLKEQDSGGSGTYGTAAGLDIVAVP, from the coding sequence ATGAGCGGCAGGATCGTCGCTGGCGCCCTCGTGGCGACCGCCCTCGGTGTAGGCGTCGTCGTCGGACTTGCTGCGCCCAGGAGCCAGCAGGCGGAGAACACGAGCGCGACGACCACCGCTCAAGTCGCTCAGATGGAAGCCGACATGGCAACGAGGGACAAGTGGCTCGCCGCCATTGGCGACGCCGCGGTGACGCGGCGGATAGACGGGATGCGAGTGGCGCTTCTCATCACGGACGGCACCCCCGCACAGACCGTTGACCAGGTGACGTCGGCCCTTGAGCAAGGCGGCGCAACGGTCGAAGCGACGGGGCGTCTGGGAGCGGACTGGTGGGACCCCACGAAGTCGTCGTTCAGGGGCGAACTGGCGACGCAGATGTCCGCGTCCATTGTGGGCGTCGAGGGTCTCGGCGCTACCGATGTCCTCGAACACGCGATCGTTCAGGCAATGGTGCCTGGCGCACAGCCAGGCGGTACCGCAAAGTCCGCCGGATCGGATGCGACGGGAGCCAGCACTGTGGCCGAGGGCGTCCCCAACCAGGCAGTGCTGCTCGAAGTACTGAATCGCGCCAATATCCTTACCCTCGACCACCCGGCGACCGGCGGGGTCGACGCCTTAGTGATCGTCACGGCCGAGGGCCCCAAGGGCGCAGGCGCGGCCGTCAACGCCGCCGCGACCGTATGGGAGCAATACCTTGGAGCTACGGAGATAGTCGTGGGTGGAGAAGCCGCTGGCGGCTCTGGAGCGACATCGGACAGCATTCCGGCCACGGCGAGCGATGCAATCGCGGCAGCGGCCGACACACCCGAGTCGACACGCCCGAGTGTTGTCGTGATTTCCGAGCCGAAGATCACCGCCGCGGAGATCGTCATGGGACTCAAGGAGCAGGATTCAGGCGGATCCGGCACGTACGGAACGGCCGCTGGGCTCGACATCGTTGCCGTTCCGTAG
- the steA gene encoding putative cytokinetic ring protein SteA, which translates to MKHSRSTVGASSVSGVVRVGHDPRTLSRRLRKGDIAIIDRADLDAASAEMLADRSPGCIINASSSITGRFQARGAESLASRGIALVDIDDRAVLAATDGETVTIDLAAADGGATVTIGGTTFEGVVVDTEFVKERLAAAMPGAGLRIPQLAASALDLIHRDGPALVEGRSVPALELDLSNRDALVVTAGPGFRPQLKALKGAIRDLNLVVVVTGDAADAVAENHKIDVIVGPLDGVSDEVLAGAKEVVVHGESLAVAATRLGSLGVRHVASESQLSSEDLAVAIAASAGARMIATVGIESSLADLVDSHRGASSVLARLAAGPAWIDGRMLARLHRSPWSRLQRWLLVLIAAASLAAALSLHPVVRAAVERLVGGS; encoded by the coding sequence ATGAAGCATTCCCGTTCCACCGTAGGCGCGTCGTCGGTATCAGGCGTTGTGCGCGTCGGCCACGATCCGCGGACTCTGTCTCGCAGGCTTCGCAAGGGCGACATCGCCATCATCGACAGGGCGGACCTTGACGCCGCGTCTGCGGAGATGCTCGCGGACCGTTCTCCCGGGTGCATCATCAATGCGAGCTCGTCCATCACGGGCCGCTTCCAGGCACGGGGCGCCGAGAGCTTGGCGTCCCGGGGCATTGCTCTCGTCGACATCGATGACAGGGCAGTCCTTGCCGCAACCGACGGTGAGACGGTCACGATCGATCTTGCCGCGGCCGATGGGGGAGCGACCGTGACGATTGGCGGAACGACCTTCGAGGGCGTCGTCGTTGACACAGAGTTCGTGAAGGAACGCCTCGCCGCCGCGATGCCGGGCGCCGGTTTGCGAATTCCTCAACTGGCGGCCAGTGCGCTTGACCTGATTCACAGGGATGGACCTGCGCTTGTCGAGGGACGATCCGTGCCGGCACTCGAACTGGATCTGAGCAACAGGGACGCACTCGTGGTGACTGCGGGTCCCGGCTTTCGGCCGCAGCTCAAGGCGCTCAAGGGCGCGATTCGAGACCTGAACCTCGTGGTGGTGGTGACGGGAGATGCGGCCGACGCGGTCGCGGAGAATCACAAGATTGACGTGATCGTCGGCCCACTCGACGGAGTGTCGGACGAAGTTCTCGCGGGAGCCAAGGAGGTGGTGGTCCACGGGGAGTCGCTGGCCGTCGCGGCGACGCGCCTGGGCTCTCTTGGCGTGCGGCATGTGGCGAGCGAGTCGCAGTTGTCGTCCGAAGACCTTGCGGTCGCGATCGCGGCCTCTGCAGGCGCACGCATGATCGCCACGGTCGGGATCGAGTCCTCGCTTGCAGACCTTGTCGATTCGCACCGCGGCGCCTCCTCGGTCCTCGCCCGACTCGCAGCGGGACCAGCGTGGATCGATGGCCGGATGCTCGCTCGCCTGCACCGCTCGCCTTGGTCTCGGCTGCAGAGATGGCTCTTGGTGCTCATCGCGGCGGCATCGCTTGCAGCCGCTCTGAGCCTCCATCCCGTCGTCAGGGCCGCCGTCGAGCGGCTGGTGGGTGGCTCATGA
- the recN gene encoding DNA repair protein RecN, with protein MLHELSISSLGVIAGARVTLGEGLTVVTGETGAGKTMILTGLNLILGGKPTPDAVRTGAAEASAEAVLDLPEGSGARALALEAGATVDEDGTVTVVRTVGAASRSRSILGGRTVPQALLAELGAELVTVHGQADQVRLRTPAKQRETLDSYAGSSHSRVLDEYRTAWAAWRDAFERLARLEDSEGAERERLGRLREDLVALEAGNVQRGEKAGLAAEAEVLSHAESLRTDAALAHDALAGDAAVTAASALEAARRALADGGGYDPVLGAMAVRVADFAYGAADVAQELASYLDGLDADPTRLDAVHSRLSALAGLERRFACGADELVALRERIEADLAQGADWDGVVGNARAMEQAARVALVESAALLTAGRSEAAKRLSVSVGAELAELAMPDATVEVRVTDKEPGPHGADDVAWLLSAHPGAPARPIADAASGGELSRIMLAVEVTLAGAGEQSHTFVFDEVDAGVGGKAAQSVGQRLAALARNNQVIVVTHLAQVAAYADRHVVVTKASDGAVTVSHVIEVAGDDRVREVARLLSGEEESVTARAHALELIDAARVAP; from the coding sequence ATGCTTCATGAACTGTCTATCTCGTCACTGGGGGTGATCGCTGGCGCGCGCGTCACCCTTGGCGAGGGACTCACCGTCGTCACGGGTGAGACCGGCGCAGGCAAGACGATGATCCTCACCGGTCTGAACTTGATTTTGGGCGGTAAGCCGACCCCGGACGCCGTGCGTACCGGTGCGGCGGAGGCATCTGCGGAGGCCGTGCTCGACCTGCCGGAGGGCTCTGGGGCGAGGGCGCTGGCACTGGAGGCTGGCGCGACCGTCGACGAGGACGGAACAGTGACGGTGGTCCGCACCGTGGGCGCCGCGAGCCGTTCCAGGTCGATCCTTGGTGGACGCACGGTCCCGCAGGCTCTGCTCGCCGAATTGGGCGCCGAGCTGGTGACCGTTCACGGCCAGGCCGACCAGGTGCGCTTGCGGACGCCTGCCAAGCAGCGCGAGACACTCGACTCCTACGCGGGCTCGTCCCACTCGCGCGTGTTGGACGAATACCGCACGGCATGGGCCGCATGGCGTGACGCCTTTGAGAGGCTCGCGAGGCTCGAGGACTCGGAGGGAGCCGAAAGGGAGCGCTTGGGCAGGCTGCGTGAGGATCTCGTCGCGCTCGAGGCGGGCAATGTGCAACGCGGGGAGAAGGCGGGGCTTGCCGCCGAGGCGGAGGTGCTGTCCCACGCTGAGTCGCTCCGTACGGACGCGGCCTTGGCTCACGATGCCCTCGCGGGAGACGCGGCAGTGACCGCGGCATCGGCGCTCGAGGCGGCCCGACGCGCGCTTGCAGACGGTGGCGGCTACGACCCCGTCTTGGGGGCAATGGCGGTGAGGGTCGCCGACTTCGCCTATGGCGCGGCGGACGTCGCTCAGGAACTTGCGTCCTATCTGGACGGCCTCGACGCCGACCCCACGCGGCTCGACGCCGTGCACTCGAGGCTTTCCGCGCTTGCGGGGCTCGAGAGGCGCTTCGCTTGCGGCGCGGACGAACTGGTCGCGCTGCGCGAGCGCATCGAGGCCGACCTGGCTCAAGGCGCGGACTGGGACGGCGTCGTCGGCAACGCGAGGGCGATGGAGCAGGCCGCGCGGGTCGCCTTGGTCGAGAGCGCGGCACTTCTGACCGCAGGAAGAAGCGAGGCCGCCAAGCGATTGTCGGTCAGCGTGGGAGCGGAACTTGCCGAACTGGCAATGCCCGACGCGACCGTCGAGGTGCGCGTGACGGACAAGGAGCCAGGGCCTCACGGTGCCGACGACGTCGCGTGGCTTCTCTCAGCCCACCCCGGCGCGCCCGCGCGACCCATCGCAGACGCGGCATCGGGCGGCGAGCTTTCTCGAATCATGCTGGCGGTCGAGGTCACGCTTGCGGGGGCTGGCGAGCAGTCGCACACCTTCGTCTTTGACGAGGTGGACGCGGGGGTCGGCGGCAAGGCCGCGCAATCGGTTGGCCAACGCCTCGCGGCGCTCGCGCGGAACAATCAGGTGATCGTCGTGACGCACTTGGCGCAGGTCGCGGCCTACGCTGACAGGCACGTGGTGGTGACGAAGGCCTCCGACGGCGCCGTCACCGTCTCCCACGTGATCGAGGTCGCAGGAGACGATCGGGTGCGCGAGGTCGCGCGCCTATTGTCTGGCGAAGAGGAATCCGTCACGGCGCGCGCCCACGCTCTTGAGCTCATCGACGCCGCTCGCGTGGCACCATGA
- a CDS encoding NAD kinase yields the protein MNRRILIVSNPFRPETLEAAEVARVALAERGIESCTEKGDGRIDAAIVFGGDGTMLRAAREVHGTGAPLLGVNMGHVGFLAQLEREDVSRAVDKLATGEYEVDERRTVEVIVRQPEGTVDSGWALNEATVERSELLRTLDVAVGVDGRALSSFGCDGIVISTATGSTAHAFSGGGPVVWPDVDALLLVPLAAHALFSRPLVVGPASWFTVEVLERSSAEALVVLDGAHTIVAKRGARIEVRLGSDKVRLARTSDAPFTERLVRKFGLDTEGWRGANRASGA from the coding sequence ATGAATCGCCGCATTCTGATCGTCTCGAACCCCTTCAGGCCCGAGACTCTCGAGGCCGCAGAGGTGGCGCGGGTTGCGCTCGCCGAGCGTGGCATCGAATCGTGTACCGAAAAGGGCGACGGGCGCATCGATGCGGCGATCGTCTTCGGCGGCGATGGCACGATGCTTCGAGCTGCTCGCGAGGTGCACGGTACGGGCGCACCGCTTCTGGGCGTCAACATGGGCCACGTGGGATTTCTCGCTCAACTAGAGCGCGAGGACGTGTCTCGCGCTGTCGACAAGCTTGCAACGGGCGAATACGAAGTTGACGAGCGCCGCACGGTCGAAGTCATCGTGCGTCAGCCCGAAGGCACCGTAGATAGCGGATGGGCCCTCAATGAGGCCACCGTGGAGCGATCGGAGCTTTTGCGGACCCTGGACGTCGCGGTGGGCGTCGACGGCAGGGCCTTGTCGAGTTTCGGTTGCGACGGCATCGTGATCTCGACGGCCACCGGATCGACCGCTCACGCCTTTTCGGGCGGGGGGCCCGTCGTGTGGCCAGACGTCGATGCTCTCCTCCTGGTTCCGCTCGCTGCGCACGCACTATTTTCGCGACCGTTGGTCGTCGGGCCGGCGTCGTGGTTCACGGTTGAGGTACTCGAGCGCTCGTCCGCCGAGGCGCTGGTGGTGCTCGATGGCGCCCACACGATCGTGGCCAAGAGGGGCGCTCGTATCGAGGTGCGGCTCGGCAGCGACAAGGTGCGGCTCGCGCGCACCTCTGACGCCCCGTTTACGGAAAGGCTCGTGCGCAAGTTCGGCCTGGACACCGAGGGCTGGCGCGGCGCCAATCGTGCATCGGGGGCCTGA
- a CDS encoding TlyA family RNA methyltransferase, translating into MRLDRAVTARGLARSRSHAHDLITTGNVFVDGECERRPGRVIGVDAEVTLADGIDLYVSRAAHKLIGALDAFSALGLVVEGRRTVDAGASTGGFTQVLLERGATHVTAIDVGHDQLVPGLRDDPRVTSIEGMNVRELEAGSPGSGADLVVADLSFISLTLVIGPLVAVTALRGDLVLLVKPQFEVGRNRLDKNGVVTRDVDRIAAVRKVCDAAMREGLEIVALERSVLPGPSGNVEFFVWVRRSWQARGVAEQPVLDEEALAKAIATTVKGRP; encoded by the coding sequence ATGCGGCTTGACCGCGCGGTCACCGCGCGGGGTTTAGCGCGATCGCGTTCTCACGCACACGATCTCATCACAACGGGGAACGTTTTTGTCGACGGCGAGTGTGAGCGACGTCCCGGTCGGGTGATCGGAGTTGACGCCGAGGTGACCCTCGCGGACGGAATTGATCTGTACGTCTCGCGGGCGGCACACAAGCTGATCGGTGCCCTCGATGCCTTCTCGGCGCTTGGGCTTGTCGTCGAAGGCCGACGCACGGTGGATGCTGGTGCGTCGACCGGAGGCTTCACGCAGGTTCTGCTCGAACGAGGCGCCACCCATGTGACCGCGATTGACGTGGGTCACGACCAACTCGTGCCCGGCTTGCGTGACGACCCACGTGTCACCTCGATCGAGGGAATGAACGTCCGCGAACTCGAGGCGGGATCTCCGGGTTCCGGTGCAGACCTGGTCGTGGCGGACCTCTCGTTCATCTCCCTCACGCTCGTGATCGGCCCTCTCGTGGCGGTCACGGCGTTGCGCGGCGACCTCGTCCTGTTGGTCAAGCCCCAATTTGAGGTGGGACGGAACCGCCTTGACAAGAACGGGGTCGTGACACGCGACGTCGATAGGATCGCGGCCGTGAGAAAGGTGTGCGACGCGGCCATGCGTGAGGGCCTTGAGATCGTCGCCCTCGAGCGCAGTGTGCTTCCGGGACCGAGCGGCAATGTGGAATTCTTCGTGTGGGTCCGCCGGTCATGGCAGGCTAGGGGCGTGGCGGAACAGCCAGTGCTCGACGAAGAGGCGCTGGCCAAGGCAATCGCCACAACCGTCAAAGGAAGACCATGA
- a CDS encoding HAD-IIA family hydrolase: protein MSESALKGSAQALQVAFDAALVDLDGVAYRGPYAIPTAPAALNGARAAGMRIVYVTNNASREPHEVADHLTSLGIPTGPAEILTAAQAVARLMAADLDPGATVLAVGGKGLRSALVEYGFVLVSSANDEPDAVVQGFVPDISWRDLAEASYAIQGGARFFASNLDMTLPNERGIAPGNGALVGVVISATGVRPTAAGKPLPTMFHLAAASVGSVRPLAIGDRLDTDLKGARAAGMPGLLVLTGVSSARDAVLAPADQRPSYIGEDLRCLEQVHPTPVRVGTVWTVGGASASVDGRTLIVDGDGIDAVRAACAAAWAAADIGIMVDAGSIPDFRVGL from the coding sequence ATGAGTGAATCGGCACTCAAGGGATCCGCACAAGCGCTTCAGGTTGCGTTTGATGCGGCACTGGTCGACCTTGACGGCGTCGCTTATCGGGGACCCTATGCCATTCCCACCGCCCCCGCAGCGCTCAACGGCGCACGCGCGGCGGGGATGCGGATCGTGTACGTCACGAACAACGCGAGCAGAGAGCCGCACGAGGTGGCTGACCACCTCACCAGTCTGGGCATCCCGACGGGTCCCGCGGAAATACTGACGGCCGCTCAGGCAGTTGCACGCCTGATGGCGGCGGATCTGGATCCGGGAGCGACCGTGCTCGCGGTCGGCGGGAAAGGCCTACGCTCGGCGCTCGTCGAGTACGGGTTTGTCTTGGTCTCGTCGGCTAACGACGAGCCGGATGCGGTGGTCCAGGGATTCGTGCCAGACATCTCCTGGCGGGACTTGGCCGAGGCGTCGTACGCCATACAGGGTGGGGCAAGGTTCTTTGCGTCGAATCTCGACATGACGCTCCCGAACGAGAGGGGCATCGCCCCAGGCAACGGTGCGCTCGTTGGCGTGGTCATCAGTGCGACGGGAGTGCGTCCCACAGCGGCGGGAAAGCCGTTGCCCACGATGTTCCACCTTGCTGCCGCATCGGTCGGTTCGGTGCGCCCGTTGGCCATAGGGGACCGACTCGACACGGACCTCAAAGGGGCAAGGGCCGCGGGGATGCCTGGCCTGCTCGTGCTCACCGGTGTCTCCTCGGCGAGGGATGCCGTGTTGGCGCCGGCCGACCAACGCCCCTCCTATATCGGCGAAGACCTGCGTTGTTTGGAGCAGGTGCATCCGACTCCGGTTCGTGTGGGCACGGTGTGGACCGTGGGCGGGGCCTCGGCTTCTGTTGATGGGCGCACGCTGATCGTTGACGGTGACGGGATCGACGCCGTCAGGGCCGCGTGCGCCGCCGCTTGGGCGGCTGCGGACATAGGCATTATGGTTGACGCTGGAAGCATCCCCGACTTCAGAGTAGGCTTATGA
- the tyrS gene encoding tyrosine--tRNA ligase encodes MADQNLTAEHILDDLAWRGLISQTTGDDELRAVIDAGPITLYCGFDPTAPSLHIGNLVQILTQRRFQDAGHYPLLLVGGATGLIGDPKMAGERTLNPVDVVHEWVERIRAQIEPFMSFEGDNAARMVNNYEWTKDLSAIELLRDIGQYYRLGTMIAKDTVARRLNSDEGISYTEFSYQLLQGMDFLELYRRYGCVLQTGGSDQWGNLTSGTELTRKAEGVTVHALATPLITKADGTKFGKTESGTVWLDPELTSPYAFYQFWLNQADADVVGYLKVFTFLSRAEIALLEEAVAAEPFKREAQRRLAWEVTCLVHGAAAAQGAADASEALFGRGELSNLDASTLAGCAKELGGGAVSPGTTVVDALVEAGVVESKSAARRAVLEGGAYVNNVKVSDADATLDTGAALAGGWFVLRRGKKTIGIVRAFE; translated from the coding sequence ATGGCTGACCAAAACCTGACGGCTGAACACATTCTGGACGACCTCGCATGGCGGGGACTTATCTCGCAGACTACGGGCGACGATGAGTTGCGGGCCGTGATCGACGCGGGTCCCATCACTTTGTATTGCGGCTTCGACCCCACGGCGCCCAGCCTGCACATCGGCAACTTGGTGCAGATCCTCACCCAGCGGCGCTTCCAGGATGCGGGCCACTACCCGCTGCTGCTCGTGGGAGGCGCGACGGGACTCATCGGTGACCCCAAGATGGCCGGCGAGCGCACCCTCAATCCCGTGGACGTCGTCCACGAATGGGTGGAGCGGATTCGCGCGCAGATCGAACCCTTCATGAGTTTCGAGGGCGACAACGCCGCACGGATGGTCAACAACTACGAGTGGACCAAGGACCTCAGCGCGATCGAGTTGCTGCGCGACATCGGCCAGTACTACAGGCTCGGCACGATGATTGCGAAGGACACCGTCGCGCGCCGGCTCAATTCCGACGAGGGCATCTCCTACACGGAGTTCTCCTACCAACTGCTCCAAGGGATGGACTTCCTTGAGTTGTACCGCCGCTACGGATGCGTGCTCCAAACCGGAGGATCGGATCAGTGGGGGAACCTGACCTCGGGCACCGAGCTCACCCGTAAGGCGGAGGGAGTGACGGTTCACGCGTTGGCGACGCCGCTCATCACCAAGGCCGACGGCACCAAGTTCGGGAAGACGGAGTCCGGGACGGTATGGCTCGATCCGGAGCTCACGAGCCCCTATGCCTTTTACCAGTTCTGGCTCAATCAGGCCGATGCCGACGTTGTCGGCTACCTCAAGGTGTTTACCTTCTTGTCGCGTGCGGAGATTGCGTTGCTAGAAGAGGCGGTCGCTGCGGAACCCTTCAAGCGCGAGGCGCAGCGGCGTCTCGCGTGGGAGGTGACCTGCTTGGTGCATGGCGCCGCGGCAGCCCAGGGAGCGGCGGACGCGTCCGAGGCGCTCTTCGGCAGGGGGGAGTTGTCGAACCTGGATGCTTCGACGCTGGCGGGCTGTGCCAAGGAGTTGGGTGGGGGTGCCGTATCGCCAGGCACAACCGTCGTCGACGCGCTCGTTGAGGCCGGTGTCGTCGAATCAAAGTCGGCCGCTCGTAGAGCCGTTCTGGAGGGCGGAGCGTACGTCAACAACGTCAAGGTGAGCGATGCCGATGCGACCCTCGACACCGGCGCAGCTTTGGCGGGCGGTTGGTTCGTGCTCCGGCGCGGAAAAAAGACGATCGGAATTGTCAGGGCCTTCGAGTAG